One window of the Shewanella maritima genome contains the following:
- a CDS encoding methyl-accepting chemotaxis protein — translation MSAKTKLTSFIGALFALIIFIISLEGYINFRSASVDSFTNKLSSESNLIANAVEEKMMRYFDGLTMISHTMDIDAEGNFDRDKLLAQLSVLHKDLNVLEAYIGFKSGDTYLPNGQIPNFNAATLKREWYTRGFANESHIVTTPYVSSNGMHVMAVAEPVIRDGKVVAVLCVNIGVQEISTFIAGLLELNQVFVSREDGFLLASKFPDHIGKNAFELFPSFKQYSMAATTTHEIDTELGEVLVANARFDNLGWNAWAWDTLEHIHEPSNAFLWFNLVVAIISLTVAASATYYLVMNLMYRPIGGEPTEIQAIVERVAKGDLSRAGTETGGETGVYAATLEMVSQLKMTLDKINQVSSHLDSSAEDITVIAQGVNKSSEEQMLQLEQTSTAMNEMTVTVDEVARNALQASNSANEANGSSEQGMVIVNEMNQEIQSLVGGLEDVVGVTTRLEKETQSIGSILDVIDGISEQTNLLALNAAIEAARAGEHGRGFAVVADEVRNLANRTRESTREIQDMINTLQAEAKRSVNLMQVNMDNAQKTAERSESANEALAVIQQAVMSILDMNNQIATAAEEQTHVASEINQSVVAINDLAKETFEQSENNNQLAAGLKQASGQLTESVEAFTLN, via the coding sequence ATGAGCGCAAAAACAAAACTAACAAGCTTTATTGGAGCGTTATTTGCTCTGATTATTTTCATTATTTCCCTTGAAGGCTATATCAACTTTCGCAGTGCATCTGTCGACAGCTTCACCAACAAACTATCGAGTGAATCCAACCTAATTGCTAATGCCGTGGAAGAGAAAATGATGCGCTATTTTGATGGCCTAACCATGATCTCCCATACCATGGATATTGATGCTGAAGGCAACTTTGACCGTGACAAGCTGCTGGCCCAGTTGAGCGTGTTACACAAAGACTTGAACGTCCTAGAGGCATATATTGGTTTTAAAAGCGGCGATACTTATTTACCCAACGGACAAATCCCTAATTTTAACGCTGCAACCTTAAAGCGTGAATGGTATACCCGCGGCTTTGCTAATGAGTCGCATATTGTCACTACACCTTATGTTAGTAGTAATGGCATGCATGTGATGGCGGTCGCTGAGCCAGTTATTCGCGATGGTAAGGTGGTCGCAGTGCTGTGTGTGAATATTGGTGTGCAAGAAATCTCAACCTTTATTGCAGGGTTGCTTGAGCTTAATCAAGTGTTCGTGAGCCGTGAGGATGGCTTTTTACTTGCGTCTAAATTCCCGGATCATATTGGTAAAAATGCCTTTGAGTTATTCCCAAGCTTTAAGCAGTATTCTATGGCTGCAACGACTACCCACGAGATTGATACCGAGTTAGGGGAGGTGCTAGTCGCCAATGCGCGCTTTGACAATTTAGGCTGGAATGCTTGGGCATGGGACACGCTAGAACATATCCATGAACCGTCGAATGCATTTTTATGGTTTAACTTGGTGGTCGCGATTATTTCACTGACGGTGGCTGCGTCGGCAACTTACTATCTGGTGATGAATCTAATGTATCGTCCAATTGGCGGTGAGCCAACCGAAATTCAGGCGATCGTCGAACGTGTAGCAAAAGGCGATTTATCTCGGGCAGGAACTGAAACTGGCGGTGAAACCGGGGTATATGCCGCGACATTAGAGATGGTGTCGCAGCTAAAAATGACATTAGATAAAATCAATCAAGTATCGAGCCACTTAGACAGTTCAGCAGAAGATATTACTGTGATCGCTCAGGGCGTGAATAAAAGCTCTGAAGAGCAAATGTTGCAGCTAGAGCAAACCTCAACAGCAATGAATGAGATGACGGTAACGGTTGATGAAGTCGCCCGCAATGCGCTGCAAGCGTCTAACTCAGCGAATGAGGCCAACGGCTCATCTGAGCAAGGCATGGTGATTGTCAACGAGATGAATCAGGAGATCCAAAGTCTGGTTGGTGGTCTTGAAGATGTGGTTGGCGTGACAACTCGCCTTGAGAAAGAAACTCAGAGCATTGGCAGTATTTTGGATGTGATTGATGGTATTTCAGAGCAAACCAATTTGCTGGCATTAAATGCGGCAATTGAAGCTGCTCGCGCTGGCGAGCATGGGCGCGGCTTTGCTGTGGTAGCCGATGAAGTGCGTAATCTTGCTAATCGTACCCGTGAAAGTACCCGCGAAATTCAAGACATGATTAATACCTTACAAGCAGAAGCAAAGCGCTCGGTTAATCTTATGCAGGTGAATATGGATAACGCGCAGAAAACGGCAGAGCGCTCTGAGTCTGCCAATGAAGCTTTAGCTGTGATCCAGCAAGCGGTGATGTCGATTTTAGATATGAACAACCAAATTGCCACCGCTGCGGAAGAGCAAACCCATGTTGCGAGTGAGATTAACCAAAGCGTAGTTGCGATTAACGACTTAGCCAAAGAAACGTTCGAGCAATCAGAGAATAACAATCAACTGGCAGCGGGGCTGAAACAGGCATCAGGCCAGTTAACCGAATCTGTAGAAGCGTTTACGTTGAATTAG